Proteins from a genomic interval of Xiphophorus maculatus strain JP 163 A chromosome 7, X_maculatus-5.0-male, whole genome shotgun sequence:
- the LOC102235704 gene encoding interleukin-1 receptor type 1-like isoform X1 — protein sequence MAPGGWTCFLTGLLSLAWAAGHDHQGEADTYHVSAGHLFLLSCQIADAHSEIKWSRGDGGDGSLPAGVEVRDGSLWFLPVQMTHSGSYVCEKRNKMKPSKGRFRVLVSGSSCPDPSEEILATKETSEGLPCKQNEIFRLSLPRKIRWTKDCQQVQSDGEPVHPNTNGLMRLAAVSEADAGKYTCHVDVTVDGRNYTAARSVQMTVKNGTPEIFPEIHVVRPKNEVVIVEVGKRAELHCKAYTGFSEDEEIFMYWTINGTYSSDISGLVESWKFIHERGKVFGESTLSIATVRNEFLNVPIHCHISSPVEVKVGEARLQEADPTERNTFYMIVSLWLSALFTILILTAFVLVCKVNLFLAYRALKTVFSKQVPDGKLYDAYVSVGQSAMLSLDGVACFALRLLPEELEQKHGYSLYIRGRDDRPGEAIHDVISAAVRQCRRLLIVLSSAGKSKETAQFWENPNQLTYEQKVGLHDALMRNDPKVILVEVDGPVDYSQLPESLRYIKRTQGALEWKSSFVETNKLTQMYLKSNFWKSLRRHMPAAPARRPQSIA from the exons ACCACCAGGGGGAAGCAGACACCTACCACGTGAGTGCCGGTCACTTGTTTCTGCTGAGTTGCCAGATTGCTGACGCTCATTCCGAGATAAAGTGGAGCAGAGGGGACGGGGGGGATGGGAGCCTCCCCGCTGGGGTGGAGGTCAGAGACGGGTCGCTGTGGTTTCTACCCGTGCAGATGACTCACAGTGGAAGCTACGTGTGTGAAAAAAG gAATAAAATGAAACCATCAAAAGGACGATTTAGAGTTTTAGTGTCCGGGTCGAGCTGTCCTGATCCAAGTGAAGAGATTTTGGCTACAAAGGAAACAAGTGAAGGTCTTCCGTGCAAACAGAACGAGATCTTCAGACTGAGTCTCCCAAGGAAAATACGATGGacgaag GACTGTCAGCAGGTGCAGTCGGATGGAGAGCCCGTCCATCCGAACACAAACGGCCTCATGAGGCTGGCGGCCGTTTCGGAGGCAGATGCAGGAAAGTACACGTGCCACGTAGACGTTACTGTAGACGGCCGGAATTACACCGCAGCACGCAGCGTCCAGATGACTGTCAAAAATG GCACTCCGGAGATCTTTCCAGAGATTCATGTTGTGAGGCCCAAAAACGAGGTGGTCATAGTTGAAGTGG GTAAGAGAGCAGAGCTGCACTGTAAGGCCTACACCGGCTTCAGTGAGGACGAAGAGATTTTCATGTACTGGACCATCAACGGGACATACTCTAGCGACATCAGCGGGCTGGTCGAGTCCTGGAAATT TATCCATGAAAGAGGCAAAGTATTTGGTGAGTCCACTCTGTCCATCGCTACAGTTCGAAACGAGTTCCTGAACGTCCCCATCCATTGCCACATCTCAAGCCCGGTGGAAGTGAAGGTCGGAGAGGCCCGGCTCCAAGAAG CTGACCCAACTGAACGCAACACGTTCTACATGATCGTGTCTCTCTGGCTCTCTGCCCTCTTTACCATCCTGATCCTGACGGCCTTCGTCCTCGTCTGCAAAGTCAACCTCTTCTTAGCGTACAGGGCACTGAAGACAGTGTTTTCCAAACAAG TTCCGGATGGGAAACTTTACGACGCCTACGTGAGTGTCGGTCAGTCGGCCATGCTGAGTTTGGACGGCGTGGCCTGCTTTGCCCTGCGCCTCCTGCCAGAGGAGCTGGAGCAGAAACACGGCTACTCCCTGTACATCAGAGGACGGGACGACCGCCCTGGAGAAG CGATCCACGACGTCATCTCTGCCGCGGTGCGCCAATGCCGCCGACTGCTTATCGTCTTGTCGTCTGCCGGTAAATCAAAGGAGACGGCGCAGTTCTGGGAGAATCCCAACCAGCTCACGTACGAGCAGAAAGTGGGCCTTCATGACGCTTTGATGCGAAACGATCCTAAAGTTATTCTGGTGGAAGTCG ACGGTCCGGTGGATTACAGTCAGCTGCCGGAGTCACTGCGCTACATCAAGCGGACACAAGGAGCTCTGGAGTGGAAAAGCTCGTTTGTTGAAACCAACAAACTGACTCAGATGTACTTGAAAAGCAACTTTTGGAAGAGCCTGCGCCGTCACATGCCAGCCGCACCTGCAAGGAGGCCGCAGAGCATCGCTTGA
- the LOC102235704 gene encoding interleukin-1 receptor type 1-like isoform X2 — translation MAPGGWTCFLTGLLSLAWAAGHDHQGEADTYHVSAGHLFLLSCQIADAHSEIKWSRGDGGDGSLPAGVEVRDGSLWFLPVQMTHSGSYVCEKRNKMKPSKGRFRVLVSGSSCPDPSEEILATKETSEGLPCKQNEIFRLSLPRKIRWTKDCQQVQSDGEPVHPNTNGLMRLAAVSEADAGKYTCHVDVTVDGRNYTAARSVQMTVKNGTPEIFPEIHVVRPKNEVVIVEVGKRAELHCKAYTGFSEDEEIFMYWTINGTYSSDISGLVESWKFIHERGKVFGESTLSIATVRNEFLNVPIHCHISSPVEVKVGEARLQEADPTERNTFYMIVSLWLSALFTILILTAFVLVCKVNLFLAYRALKTVFSKQVPDGKLYDAYVSVGQSAMLSLDGVACFALRLLPEELEQKHGYSLYIRGRDDRPGEDGPVDYSQLPESLRYIKRTQGALEWKSSFVETNKLTQMYLKSNFWKSLRRHMPAAPARRPQSIA, via the exons ACCACCAGGGGGAAGCAGACACCTACCACGTGAGTGCCGGTCACTTGTTTCTGCTGAGTTGCCAGATTGCTGACGCTCATTCCGAGATAAAGTGGAGCAGAGGGGACGGGGGGGATGGGAGCCTCCCCGCTGGGGTGGAGGTCAGAGACGGGTCGCTGTGGTTTCTACCCGTGCAGATGACTCACAGTGGAAGCTACGTGTGTGAAAAAAG gAATAAAATGAAACCATCAAAAGGACGATTTAGAGTTTTAGTGTCCGGGTCGAGCTGTCCTGATCCAAGTGAAGAGATTTTGGCTACAAAGGAAACAAGTGAAGGTCTTCCGTGCAAACAGAACGAGATCTTCAGACTGAGTCTCCCAAGGAAAATACGATGGacgaag GACTGTCAGCAGGTGCAGTCGGATGGAGAGCCCGTCCATCCGAACACAAACGGCCTCATGAGGCTGGCGGCCGTTTCGGAGGCAGATGCAGGAAAGTACACGTGCCACGTAGACGTTACTGTAGACGGCCGGAATTACACCGCAGCACGCAGCGTCCAGATGACTGTCAAAAATG GCACTCCGGAGATCTTTCCAGAGATTCATGTTGTGAGGCCCAAAAACGAGGTGGTCATAGTTGAAGTGG GTAAGAGAGCAGAGCTGCACTGTAAGGCCTACACCGGCTTCAGTGAGGACGAAGAGATTTTCATGTACTGGACCATCAACGGGACATACTCTAGCGACATCAGCGGGCTGGTCGAGTCCTGGAAATT TATCCATGAAAGAGGCAAAGTATTTGGTGAGTCCACTCTGTCCATCGCTACAGTTCGAAACGAGTTCCTGAACGTCCCCATCCATTGCCACATCTCAAGCCCGGTGGAAGTGAAGGTCGGAGAGGCCCGGCTCCAAGAAG CTGACCCAACTGAACGCAACACGTTCTACATGATCGTGTCTCTCTGGCTCTCTGCCCTCTTTACCATCCTGATCCTGACGGCCTTCGTCCTCGTCTGCAAAGTCAACCTCTTCTTAGCGTACAGGGCACTGAAGACAGTGTTTTCCAAACAAG TTCCGGATGGGAAACTTTACGACGCCTACGTGAGTGTCGGTCAGTCGGCCATGCTGAGTTTGGACGGCGTGGCCTGCTTTGCCCTGCGCCTCCTGCCAGAGGAGCTGGAGCAGAAACACGGCTACTCCCTGTACATCAGAGGACGGGACGACCGCCCTGGAGAAG ACGGTCCGGTGGATTACAGTCAGCTGCCGGAGTCACTGCGCTACATCAAGCGGACACAAGGAGCTCTGGAGTGGAAAAGCTCGTTTGTTGAAACCAACAAACTGACTCAGATGTACTTGAAAAGCAACTTTTGGAAGAGCCTGCGCCGTCACATGCCAGCCGCACCTGCAAGGAGGCCGCAGAGCATCGCTTGA